A section of the Meles meles chromosome 8, mMelMel3.1 paternal haplotype, whole genome shotgun sequence genome encodes:
- the LOC123949929 gene encoding olfactory receptor 2D2-like — protein MRQSNQTQVTEFLLLGLSDDPHIQKLLFIVFLGVYLVTVLANLLLMCLVQVDSRLHTPMYFFLCNLSLADLCFSTNIVPQALVHLLSRKKVISFTRCAAQLLLFLIFGGTQCAFLAVMSYDRYVAICNPLHYPSIMTWRVCVQLAAGSWTSGILVSVVDTTFILRLPYRGSNSIAHFFCEAPALLILASTDTRTSEMAIFLMGVVILFIPVSLILVSYSHIIVTVVRMKSAVRGFKAFSTCGSHLLVVILFYGSAIVTYMTPKTSKEQKKLVSVFYAMVTPMLNPLIYSLRNKDVKGALKKVATRNFPCRLDICH, from the coding sequence atGAGACAATCAAATCAGACACAGGTGACAGAATTCCTCCTTCTGGGACTCTCTGATGACCCCCACATCCAGAAGCTGCTATTCATTGTATTCCTGGGTGTCTACCTGGTCACTGTGCTTGCAAATCTGCTTCTCATGTGCCTTGTGCAGGTTGACTCCCGGcttcacacacccatgtattttttcctctgcAACTTATCCCTGGCTGACCTCTGTTTTTCTACGAACATCGTTCCTCAGGCCTTAGTCCACCTGCTATCCAGGAAGAAGGTCATTTCATTCACACGTTGTGCAGCTCAACTTCTACTCTTCCTCATTTTTGGGGGTACACAGTGTGCCTTTCTGGCAGTGATGTCCTATGATCggtatgtggccatctgcaacccTCTGCATTACCCTAGCATCATGACATGGAGGGTGTGTGTTCAACTGGCTGCAGGATCATGGACCAGCGGCATTCTGGTGTCTGTGGTGGATACCACTTTTATACTAAGGCTGCCTTACCGAGGCAGCAATAGTATTGCTCATTTCTTCTGTGAGGCCCCTGCACTGTTGATCCTGGCATCCACAGACACCCGCACTTCAGAGATGGCCATTTTCCTCATGGGTGTCGTGATTCTCTTCATACCTGTTTCCCTAATTCTGGTGTCCTACAGCCACATCATAGTAACCGTGGTGAGGATGAAGTCAGCTGTGAGGGGGTTCAAGGCATTCTCTACCTGTGGCTCCCACCTCCTGGTGGTCATCCTTTTTTATGGGTCAGCAATTGTCACCTACATGACACCAAAGActtccaaagaacagaaaaaactGGTGTCTGTGTTCTATGCAATGGTGACACCCATGCTTAATCCCCTCATCTATAGCCTGAGGAACAAGGATGTGAAGGGAGCTCTGAAGAAAGTAGCGACAAGGAATTTCCCATGCAGGCTTGATATCTGCCACTGA
- the LOC123949373 gene encoding olfactory receptor 2D2, protein MRQSNQTQVTEFLLLGLSDDPHTQKLLFIVFLGVYLVTVLANLLLMCLVQVDSRLHTPMYFFLCNLSLADLCFSTNIIPQALVHLLSRKKVISFTRCAAQLILFLIFGCTQCAFLAVMSYDRYVAICNPLHYPSVMTWRVCVQLAAGSWTSGILVSVVDTTFVLRLPYRGSNSIAHFFCEAPALLILASTDTRTSEMAIFLMGVVILLIPVSLVLVSYSHIIVTMVRMKSTVRRLKAFSTCGSHLLVVILFYGSGIVTYMTPKSSKEQKKLVSVFYAMVTPMLNPLIYSLRNKDVKGALKKITTRNFPCRLHICH, encoded by the coding sequence atgaGACAATCAAATCAGACACAGGTGACTGAATTCCTCCTTCTGGGACTCTCTGATGACCCCCACACCCAGAAGCTGCTATTCATTGTATTCCTGGGGGTCTACCTGGTCACTGTGCTTGCAAATCTGCTTCTCATGTGCCTTGTGCAGGTTGACTCCCGGcttcacacacccatgtattttttcctctgcAACTTATCTCTGGCTGACCTCTGTTTTTCTACCAACATCATTCCTCAGGCCCTAGTCCACCTGCTATCCAGGAAGAAGGTCATTTCATTCACACGTTGTGCAGCTCAGCTTATACTCTTCCTCATTTTTGGATGCACACAGTGTGCCTTTCTGGCAGTGATGTCCTATGATCggtatgtggccatctgcaacccTCTGCATTACCCTAGCGTCATGACGTGGAGGGTGTGTGTCCAACTGGCTGCAGGATCATGGACCAGCGGCATTCTGGTATCTGTGGTGGATACCACTTTTGTACTAAGGCTACCCTACCGAGGCAGCAATAGTATTGCTCATTTCTTCTGTGAGGCCCCTGCACTGTTGATCCTGGCATCCACAGACACCCGCACTTCAGAGATGGCCATTTTCCTCATGGGTGTCGTGATTCTCCTCATACCTGTTTCCCTAGTTCTGGTGTCCTATAGCCACATCATAGTGACTATGGTGAGGATGAAGTCAACTGTGAGGAGGCTCAAGGCATTCTCTACCTGCGGCTCCCACCTTCTGGTGGTCATCCTTTTTTATGGGTCAGGAATTGTCACCTACATGACACCAAAGTcttccaaagaacagaaaaaactGGTGTCTGTGTTCTATGCAATGGTGACACCCATGCTTAATCCACTCATCTATAGCCTGAGGAACAAGGATGTGAAGGGAGCTCTGAAGAAAATAACAACAAGGAATTTCCCATGCAGGCTTCATATCTGCCACTGA